The Candidatus Obscuribacterales bacterium genome has a window encoding:
- the glpX gene encoding class II fructose-bisphosphatase, which produces MESTLGLEIIEVVEQAAIASARWMGKGEKNTADQVAVEAMRERMNKIHMRGRIVIGEGERDDAPMLYIGEEVGICTQPNAADVCNPEELVEIDIAVDPCEGTNLVAYGQPGSMAVLAIAEKGGLFAAPDFYMKKLAAPASARGHVDINKSATENLKILSECLDRSIEELVVVVMKRDRHNDLIKEIRDAGARVRLISDGDVSAAISCAFSGTNIHALMGIGAAPEGVISAAAMECLGGHFQGQLIYDPAVVKTGLIGESKESNIERLQSMNITDPDRVYNGNELASGKTLLFAACGITSGTLMEGVRFFGGGARTQSLVISNQSRTARFVDTIHLSGEPKALQLR; this is translated from the coding sequence GTGGAGAGTACACTCGGTCTAGAGATTATTGAAGTCGTTGAACAGGCGGCGATCGCATCGGCCCGTTGGATGGGGAAAGGCGAAAAAAACACCGCTGACCAAGTGGCAGTAGAAGCCATGCGGGAGCGGATGAACAAGATTCACATGCGCGGCCGCATTGTGATTGGGGAAGGCGAGCGGGACGACGCGCCCATGCTCTACATTGGCGAAGAAGTGGGTATTTGCACTCAGCCCAATGCCGCAGATGTTTGCAACCCAGAAGAACTCGTGGAAATTGACATCGCAGTGGATCCCTGCGAAGGCACCAACTTGGTTGCCTACGGTCAGCCCGGTTCTATGGCCGTGCTAGCTATTGCTGAAAAGGGTGGCTTGTTTGCCGCTCCTGACTTTTACATGAAGAAGTTAGCCGCTCCAGCATCTGCACGGGGCCATGTGGATATCAACAAATCGGCTACCGAAAACCTGAAAATTTTGTCGGAATGCCTGGATCGTTCCATCGAGGAACTGGTGGTGGTGGTCATGAAGCGCGATCGCCACAATGACTTGATCAAAGAAATTCGTGACGCTGGCGCACGCGTACGCTTGATCAGCGATGGAGACGTATCAGCAGCGATTTCCTGCGCCTTCTCGGGTACCAACATCCACGCCCTCATGGGTATTGGTGCGGCTCCGGAAGGGGTGATTTCTGCAGCGGCAATGGAATGCCTCGGCGGTCACTTCCAAGGTCAGTTGATCTACGATCCGGCTGTGGTGAAGACCGGCCTGATTGGCGAAAGTAAGGAAAGTAATATTGAGCGCCTCCAGAGCATGAATATTACCGACCCCGATCGCGTCTACAACGGCAACGAGCTGGCCTCCGGCAAGACTCTGCTGTTCGCAGCCTGCGGTATCACCTCCGGTACCCTGATGGAAGGCGTGCGCTTCTTCGGTGGCGGTGCTCGTACCCAGAGCTTGGTCATTTCTAACCAATCGCGGACGGCGCGCTTCGTCGATACGATTCACCTCTCTGGTGAACCCAAGGCCCTGCAACTGCGCTAG